A genomic region of Luteolibacter sp. Y139 contains the following coding sequences:
- a CDS encoding Fur family transcriptional regulator, which produces MVTHSPDSLPDDMPAEISGLRMTRQRWEVYRLLMEQRDHPTANDVFMRIKDRLPNISLATVYNCLEALVQHGVIRQVNFERESSRFCPNLQEHGHFHDKASGKIHDVTIKPGVNLADVLDLPPGTVITGVEITLRGELPATSH; this is translated from the coding sequence ATGGTCACCCATTCGCCAGACAGTCTTCCGGATGACATGCCGGCCGAAATTTCCGGCCTGCGCATGACCCGCCAGCGTTGGGAGGTCTACCGCCTGCTCATGGAGCAGCGGGACCACCCGACCGCCAATGACGTCTTCATGCGGATCAAGGACCGGCTGCCAAATATCTCGCTGGCAACGGTTTACAACTGCCTCGAGGCGCTGGTGCAGCACGGGGTGATCCGCCAGGTCAATTTCGAGCGCGAGTCATCCCGCTTCTGCCCGAACCTCCAGGAGCATGGCCATTTCCACGACAAGGCCAGCGGCAAGATCCACGACGTGACCATCAAGCCCGGCGTGAACCTTGCTGACGTTCTCGATCTTCCCCCCGGCACCGTCATCACCGGCGTCGAAATCACCCTCCGCGGCGAACTTCCTGCCACTTCTCACTGA
- the sufC gene encoding Fe-S cluster assembly ATPase SufC, whose translation MSLVITDLHATLEDGTEILKGVTLEIPAGEVHAIMGPNGSGKSTLSKVIAGHEGYVVTSGTVTLDGQDIFEMSIDERSRAGIFLAFQYPAEVPGVSNANFIRAALQSRLPKGEELDAVAYYKSLYAKMDHLEMDRKFTARSVNEGFSGGEKKRNEILQMMMLEPTYCILDETDSGLDIDALKIVAKGVNAMRSPARGMLLITHYQRLLDYIAPDHVHVMAAGKIVRSGGPELALELEKDGYEFLKEEALATA comes from the coding sequence ATGTCCCTCGTCATCACTGACCTCCACGCGACCCTCGAAGACGGCACCGAGATCCTCAAGGGTGTCACCCTTGAAATCCCCGCCGGCGAAGTGCACGCCATCATGGGCCCGAACGGCTCCGGCAAATCGACACTGTCGAAGGTGATCGCCGGCCACGAAGGCTACGTCGTCACCAGCGGTACGGTGACCCTCGACGGCCAAGACATCTTCGAAATGTCCATCGACGAGCGTTCCCGCGCCGGCATCTTCCTCGCCTTCCAATACCCAGCGGAAGTCCCCGGCGTCTCGAACGCCAACTTCATTCGCGCCGCGCTGCAGTCCCGCCTGCCGAAGGGTGAAGAACTCGACGCCGTGGCCTACTACAAGAGCCTCTACGCGAAGATGGATCACCTCGAGATGGACCGCAAGTTCACCGCCCGCTCCGTCAACGAAGGCTTCTCCGGCGGCGAGAAGAAGCGCAATGAGATCCTCCAGATGATGATGCTGGAGCCGACCTACTGCATCCTCGATGAGACCGACTCCGGCCTCGACATCGATGCACTGAAGATCGTTGCCAAGGGCGTGAACGCCATGCGTTCTCCGGCCCGCGGCATGCTGCTCATCACTCACTACCAGCGCCTGCTCGACTACATCGCTCCCGATCACGTCCACGTGATGGCCGCTGGCAAGATCGTCCGCTCCGGTGGTCCGGAGCTCGCTCTGGAACTCGAAAAGGACGGCTACGAATTCCTCAAGGAGGAAGCTCTCGCCACGGCCTGA
- the dps gene encoding DNA starvation/stationary phase protection protein Dps — MKLRKTRHPLDPHSRELIVEMLNDFLALAIDLRLQVKQAHWNVRGPNFISLHELFDRLSGELDEIIDELAERATALGGRALGTASRVADKSKLDELPKKATAGLKLVALLADRFAAVTECAGLAIAQSQKAGDEVTADLFIKTSGELDKALWFLEATLETDPSCEDDVPATES, encoded by the coding sequence ATGAAACTGCGCAAGACCCGACACCCCCTCGATCCGCATAGCCGCGAGCTCATCGTGGAAATGCTGAACGACTTCCTCGCGCTGGCGATCGACCTCCGCCTTCAGGTGAAGCAGGCCCACTGGAATGTCCGCGGGCCGAACTTCATCAGCCTCCACGAACTCTTCGACCGTCTCTCCGGGGAACTCGACGAGATTATCGATGAACTCGCCGAACGAGCCACCGCCCTCGGTGGCCGTGCGCTCGGAACCGCATCCCGCGTTGCCGACAAGTCCAAGCTCGATGAGCTGCCGAAGAAGGCGACCGCCGGTCTAAAACTCGTCGCACTACTCGCCGATCGTTTCGCTGCCGTCACCGAATGCGCGGGCCTCGCCATCGCGCAATCGCAGAAGGCCGGCGACGAAGTGACGGCCGACCTTTTCATCAAAACCTCGGGCGAGCTCGATAAGGCACTGTGGTTCCTGGAAGCCACCCTCGAGACCGATCCTTCCTGCGAGGACGACGTCCCCGCCACCGAATCCTGA
- the sufB gene encoding Fe-S cluster assembly protein SufB — MSYDASSTIDADTREAIDIDRTKGDFSFPERHKYDAGRGLTERTVDYISEVKGEPQWIRDFRQKALKVFREKPMPTNWATKDLENIDFDVIRYYLSDGEKPKRSWDEVPEEVLKTFERLGIPEQERAFLAGVEAQYDSEAAYSNMKEELTKQGVIFVNSTEGLKNHEEIFRPWFGKVIPTGDNKFSALNSAVFSGGSFIYIPKGVKLKQPLQAYFRINSENFGQFERTLIIADEGAEVMYMEGCTAPKFETSTLHSAVVELVALKGAKIQYVTVQNWSSNVFNLVTKRGLAMEDAEVRWIDCNIGSRLTMKYPGVIMKGERARGEVISIALANTGQHQDTGAKMIHAANNTTSNVVSKSISVGQGRATYRGQVHIPKHLKGCKNNTECDALLINTRSRTDTYPAITVKGNQHATQHEASVSQVSEDMLFYMQQRGLNEGQAMSLAVNGFINDLVREFPMEYSVELKRLIDLEMEGSVG, encoded by the coding sequence ATGTCCTACGACGCATCTAGTACCATCGACGCGGATACCCGCGAAGCGATCGACATCGACCGCACCAAGGGCGACTTCAGCTTCCCTGAGCGCCACAAGTACGATGCTGGTCGTGGCCTGACCGAGCGCACGGTCGACTACATCAGCGAAGTCAAAGGCGAGCCACAGTGGATCCGCGACTTCCGCCAGAAGGCCCTCAAGGTCTTCCGCGAAAAGCCGATGCCGACGAACTGGGCCACCAAGGACCTGGAGAACATCGATTTCGACGTCATCCGCTACTACCTGTCCGACGGCGAGAAGCCGAAGCGCTCGTGGGATGAAGTGCCGGAAGAAGTGCTTAAGACTTTCGAACGCCTTGGCATTCCTGAGCAGGAGCGCGCGTTCCTCGCCGGCGTGGAGGCCCAGTATGACTCCGAGGCCGCCTACTCCAACATGAAGGAGGAGCTGACCAAGCAGGGGGTGATCTTCGTGAACTCCACGGAAGGCCTGAAGAACCACGAGGAGATTTTCCGCCCGTGGTTCGGCAAGGTGATCCCGACCGGTGACAACAAGTTCTCCGCACTGAACAGCGCCGTCTTCTCCGGTGGCTCGTTCATCTACATCCCGAAGGGCGTGAAGCTGAAGCAGCCGCTGCAGGCCTACTTCCGGATCAATTCGGAAAACTTCGGCCAGTTCGAGCGCACGCTCATCATCGCCGACGAAGGTGCCGAGGTGATGTACATGGAAGGCTGCACCGCGCCGAAGTTCGAAACCTCCACGCTGCACTCCGCCGTGGTGGAACTCGTCGCCCTCAAGGGCGCGAAGATCCAGTACGTCACCGTCCAGAACTGGAGCAGCAATGTTTTCAATCTCGTCACCAAGCGCGGCCTCGCGATGGAAGACGCCGAGGTCCGTTGGATCGACTGCAACATCGGCAGCCGCCTGACGATGAAGTATCCCGGCGTCATCATGAAGGGCGAGCGCGCCCGCGGTGAGGTGATCTCGATTGCCCTCGCCAATACCGGCCAGCATCAGGACACCGGTGCGAAGATGATTCACGCCGCGAACAACACGACCTCCAACGTCGTGTCGAAGTCGATCTCCGTCGGCCAGGGCCGCGCCACCTATCGTGGCCAGGTCCACATTCCGAAGCACCTCAAGGGCTGCAAGAACAACACCGAGTGTGACGCCCTTCTGATCAATACCCGCAGCCGCACCGACACCTACCCGGCGATCACCGTGAAGGGCAACCAGCACGCGACGCAGCACGAGGCCTCCGTCTCGCAGGTGTCCGAGGACATGCTCTTCTACATGCAGCAGCGAGGTCTCAATGAAGGCCAAGCGATGTCGCTAGCCGTGAACGGTTTCATCAACGACCTCGTCCGCGAGTTCCCGATGGAATACTCCGTCGAACTCAAGCGCCTGATCGACCTCGAAATGGAAGGCTCCGTCGGTTAA
- a CDS encoding DUF6036 family nucleotidyltransferase has translation MEARLELPLDFKELIALFLSHEVRFLVVGAYALGVHGRPRNTGDIDLWIEMSIENANRTVSALHEFFGPMPEIRVENFLSADRMSQFGVEPMRVDVLNSITGVEFDAAYERRAVIDYSGLRIPFLSLTDLRANKLAAGRHKDLADLENLPPN, from the coding sequence ATGGAAGCGAGACTGGAACTGCCCCTGGACTTCAAAGAACTCATCGCGTTGTTCCTTTCCCATGAAGTCCGGTTTCTGGTTGTTGGCGCCTACGCCTTGGGAGTTCACGGTCGTCCGCGCAATACGGGCGACATCGACCTCTGGATCGAAATGAGCATCGAAAACGCCAACCGCACCGTCTCGGCGCTCCACGAATTCTTCGGCCCCATGCCGGAGATTCGGGTGGAGAACTTCCTGTCGGCAGACCGGATGAGCCAGTTCGGCGTGGAACCGATGCGTGTCGATGTTCTCAATTCCATCACCGGAGTCGAATTCGATGCCGCCTACGAGCGACGTGCTGTGATCGACTACTCCGGCCTCCGCATTCCCTTTCTCTCATTGACCGATTTGCGAGCCAACAAGCTCGCGGCAGGTCGGCACAAGGACCTCGCCGACTTGGAAAACCTTCCGCCGAACTGA
- the sufD gene encoding Fe-S cluster assembly protein SufD, producing MPAVLEHPASLLESAPETPAAFPAWFAERQRAAWQRFLETPAPKRGDETWRFSSIKRLDFAGMARAEAAAPAGLVTRSAGLEAPIAKFVFGNEQLLHSESKLPEGVICLPLAEALVSHGDLVRAHFMKQDTRLGSVKWTALHEANLRNGLFVHVPAGVEVEGTIEVFHWLCGENVAIFPHTLIVTGANAKVRVVDYFQSADESAAGLCVAVNDLIAGEGSKLDYVAIQAFNENTRVIQVNETGAAKDASTTGFILNTGAAWARNESLCRLEGEGSRSDMLSVSIPAREQEYDQRTFQHHVSPGAYSDLLYKNSLYDEARTIFSGLIFVDEGAHRTDAYQTCRNLFMSEDAEANSMPGLEINADDVKCSHGSTSSQIDESEIFYLRARGIDPVRARQLIARGFSVEVIERLGDEKVEEIVLRFLDDKFAHIASGGA from the coding sequence ATGCCCGCCGTGCTCGAACATCCCGCTTCCCTGCTCGAATCCGCTCCCGAGACGCCCGCCGCATTCCCCGCTTGGTTTGCCGAGCGCCAGCGTGCCGCGTGGCAGCGCTTCCTCGAAACGCCCGCGCCGAAGCGCGGCGATGAGACATGGCGCTTCTCCAGCATCAAGCGGCTCGACTTCGCCGGCATGGCCCGTGCGGAAGCCGCTGCTCCCGCTGGTCTGGTCACACGCTCGGCTGGTCTCGAAGCTCCCATTGCCAAGTTCGTCTTCGGCAATGAGCAGCTTCTTCACTCCGAGTCGAAGCTTCCGGAAGGCGTCATTTGCCTGCCGCTTGCCGAAGCGCTCGTTTCGCACGGGGATCTCGTTCGTGCACACTTCATGAAGCAGGACACGCGTCTTGGTTCGGTGAAGTGGACCGCGCTTCACGAGGCAAACCTTCGCAACGGTCTCTTCGTTCACGTCCCCGCGGGCGTTGAAGTCGAAGGCACCATCGAGGTCTTCCACTGGCTTTGCGGCGAGAACGTCGCGATCTTCCCTCACACGCTCATTGTCACCGGTGCGAACGCGAAGGTCCGCGTGGTCGACTACTTCCAATCCGCCGATGAAAGCGCCGCCGGCCTCTGCGTCGCGGTGAATGACCTCATCGCCGGCGAAGGCTCCAAGCTCGACTACGTCGCGATCCAGGCATTCAACGAAAACACCCGCGTCATCCAAGTCAATGAGACCGGCGCTGCCAAGGATGCTTCCACCACCGGCTTCATCCTGAACACCGGCGCCGCTTGGGCGCGCAATGAATCACTCTGTCGTCTGGAGGGCGAAGGTTCTCGCTCGGACATGCTCTCGGTCAGCATTCCCGCCCGCGAGCAGGAGTACGACCAGCGCACCTTCCAGCATCACGTTTCCCCGGGTGCCTACAGCGACTTGCTCTACAAGAACTCGTTGTACGATGAAGCTCGTACCATTTTCTCCGGCCTGATCTTCGTGGACGAAGGTGCGCACCGCACCGACGCCTACCAGACCTGCCGCAATCTCTTCATGAGCGAGGACGCCGAGGCGAACTCCATGCCCGGCCTTGAGATCAATGCCGACGACGTGAAGTGCTCGCACGGCAGCACCAGCTCGCAGATCGACGAGAGCGAGATCTTCTACCTCCGCGCCCGCGGCATCGATCCGGTGCGCGCCCGCCAGCTCATCGCCCGCGGCTTCTCGGTGGAAGTCATCGAGCGCCTTGGCGACGAG